The genomic window ATATCTGTCCAAACGTCAGATAAGTTTACACCATTTGGATTCATCTTATTTTTATACCCACCGTAATCCTTAATTTCTCCGCCACAATGACGACATGTTTGTATTGGAATCCGTTGTGGGTTAAAAGTTTTAGGCTTATTTCCCTTCACATAGTAAAGCAGGCTGTAATGCGCAGGGTAAAGTCGGTTTGGGATTGGTAGGTTGAATTTCATGTCAACAGCTATCCATGCCCAAAAATTTAGCTTGTCATTTAAGTAATTAGACAGATATGTGTGCCATTTTGGGATGTTGTAAATGAATAGTGAACCACCTGGCTTTAAAACTCTTACACATTCGTCAAGCCATGCAAAGCACCAACTAATGTATGTGCTGTAAGATTTACTGTCATCCACTCCGTCATCATATTCTTTGTCGAGGTTAAAAGGCGGGTCTGCAAAAATACAGTCTACACTTTCATCTGGAACCATCTTGAATAACTTTAAGCAGTCTCCTTTGAATAATTTTCCATATTCTGTTAAAAAATAAGGTTGAACAGTTGGTGGAACGGAATCATTATTTGTGGACGGTTTGCTGCTTTCAAGTAACTTTGCAATTTCCTTCACATTTTGTAAATAAGCATGTTCATACCCAGAGGGTATTCTTCCCAAAGCTAATTCAAGTTCTAATTTGGACATATCGAGATAATTAAGAATTGCATCAAGCAAACGCTCATCAGTAGGAATCATTCCAGTATCTTTTGTGCAAAGTAAGTCCGCTTTTTTTATGCCACGTTTTCGGAAAAATGAATACATTTGCGTTTCGGAATGTCCTCTGAGCCTTGCGTGATGAACAACCAAATCAAAAACACTAAAGAAACGCATTTATTTCACTCCATGTAACTTATAGTCTGTAGACTCATTGTCTACAAAAATTCTATCATTCGAGTGAAGTAGTGTCAATTGAAAGGCGTTGATGTGTCTTTGTCAAATGATATCAGAATTTTGTTCGGAAAAAACGTTCGCAAAATCAGGATTTCAATGGGGATTTCACAGGAAGAATTAGCTTTCCGTTGTGGGTTACATAGAACCTACATTTCTGATATTGAGCGTGGGACACGGAATGTATCCTTGGAAAACATCGAAAGGATAGCCCATGCCCTCAATGTTCCCCCAAAGGATTTGTTCGATTTTTCTTCCATCGAACCCAAAGATGACCAAGAAACATAAGGAGAGGGGTGCTATTCTTCATGAAGGTTGATAAAGTCTATATGACAGACATTGCCAAACAGTTGATAACTAGCGACAAACTATGTAAACAGGCGTATGAAGAGGTCATTACCTCTATTAGATCGTCTGTTTGGCCAAAAGGTTCAAATATCTTCACTATAAATAACAGCGAAAAAAATGTCAACGGTGTAGTACCGTTGAAAGAAAATTGCTATATAATGCTGGAAGAAACATACAACTGGTTTAGGGAGAAACCGCTTGATGTTTTAAAATATGAAAAGAAAAAAGGCGGTCCAATTGATGTCTACAAAGAATTTCGAGATGGTGATACAGTAAGGCGTGTCGGACTTGAATTTGAAACAGGAAATATTTCGTCAGCTCATCGTTCAATGCAAAAACTATTGTTAGGTTTGAACCGTAAAGAATTAGATATGGCAATAATTCTTATGCCAGTTTTTGAATTGGCTTATTATTTGACTGACCGTGTTACAAACTACGAAGAATTGGAGCCATACTTTGAAAATGCAGAAGGAAAAGCTTTTGTCTTCATCGGCTTTAATGCTGACGCTTTTGATAGCTCAGTGGAAATAATCCCCAAAGGAAAAGATGGAATGTCAAAGCGTTCAATAAAGAAATGGATACAGAAAAAAGACTAGCAAACTAGTAAGAGGCTTTTTTTTTGGGTTTTAACGCTCCACTACACCGAATCCAAATAGAAATTTCAGCCACAGGTTAAGTGAATACTATCCAATAATCCCCCTTTGGTTTAGTGACCAAGGGATAATTTTTCTATATAAGTTCGAGGAAGATTTTTAGTAACATGGAAGCCATTGAATAGGTAAATATCTTTTATCTCACATTTCGCACCTTAACAAGGTCAAAACAAAGGATTTTTTATTTAGTTTTTCAGAATAACTTTTTGACCAACACAACGAGCGATGGAAATCCTTTTTTTTACCATCGCTGGTCGTTCCGTATCACGTTACACGTAGATGCTCTCATCCATGCCCAATCCCTGCAGAATCCTTCGCTGATCAGGGGTAAGGGAGCGATCCAGTGAGCGTTGGATGCGCCCATCCGGCAGCTTGAACAGGACGACGTTCACATATTGAAACAGCTGAAAAATCGCCTGTCCCGTCGGCCGGGTCAGCTTGCGGCCTCCAGGACCCTTCAACGGGTGTTCTGGAGTAATAAACTGACGCACTCGGCGCTGAAAAACGCGGTAAATCGCCAAGGCCAACAGAAACAAATAGCCTAATACTGCGACCCGTTCTGGTTTTTTGACGTAAATCTCATCCGTGAAAAACGGATCTTTCAAAAAAGCGAAGTTCATTTCCACCGAGATCTGCCCTTTATATAGCTTCAAGATCTCTTGGGCATCCATTTGTTGGCCCTTCCATTCCTCCGGAACGGTCGTGACGAGGACAAACCGGGACGCTTTCCGTCTCGCCTGTTCCCACGCGTCTTGGTCGAATTCGACGTCAAGGTGCAAGAAATACAGCGTCTCCACCTCGGGTTCCGCCCCTTTTTTCGGCCGTCCGCGCCGTTTTTTCAGGCGTACGATCTCTTCGACCGCGGCCTCAACCCGATGAAACCGGGGGCGAAGGGACGCCTTGAGGGACGCCAAGGCTTGTTCGGCATCTTCCCGGCAGGAGAAGGGGTGACGCTCCCAACGGGCTTGTTCCTCGCGAAGAAGCTCCGCTTCTTTGGTTCGTTCTTTTTCAAGCGTCTTTCCTTTTCGCTGGTCGAGCGCGCTCGATTCAACAACGATCAGCCGAACGGGGTGGCCTTCATACGTCGAGGCCGTTTCCCATACCCGGTACGTGGCGCCGTTTCTCTCCGCCAACGTAAAGGGATCGCTCCACGTCGTGTCCTCAGCATCCGCTTCGGCCAGCGCGGTTTTCACGATCCGGAGCGACGAAGGGCCTCTGGTGATCAAAAAGGCGTTGGCCGCTTTGGTTTGCGCCAGGGTCTCTTTCGTCATCGCGGCGGAATCGGCCACGTAAATCCATTCGTCTTCGATTTTGGCCTGCTTCAGCTGTTCATGGACACGAGACAGCACCTCGGGATTCCATGTTTTATCGGGCAGGTTGCCATCGTGCACATCGTCGTAAAACGGGATGCCATCCTCGTTGCCGACCAGTCCGAAACCGATCTGTTTTTGCCAACGATGATGGCGGTTGTAGCCATGTGTGATTTGTAAGGCCTCTAACGAGGCCGATTCATACGCGCCGTAAACGGTCTTGTCCGTCGTATCGGCGTGGAAGGCTCGGAGGGAAAGGCCTTCTTTGCGATAAATATGAATCAAGCAAGTGCTGATGACGTTGTGAATGCCAGCCTCATACAGGCGATCGAGATGACGGGCCAACGCATCGTCGTTCAACCAGGAAGGATGGAGATCGGGACGGATGAGTTTCTCACAATCGACCTCCTGAGCCCAATGTTCCAAGTGAACAAGGGCTTGCCGGCCGTCAAACACATTGTAGAGGATGGCCTGAACGGCATCGCTGACTCGCGTTTGGCACTGCGGATCGACGGGCACGAGATGGTCAATCAATTGAGGCAGACCCAGTTTCTTGAATAGAGCACTTATTATATTCAAATAAGAATTGCGATAGACCTTTTTGACTTGAACGTTCATAAGAGAAAAACTCCTTTACGTTCCTTGTGTGTCAAGGATTCATTCGACATCGGAACGAAAAAATCCTCCCGATTTTCGTCGAGAGGGTGCGAAATGTGAGTAAAGAGCAAATAGTTGAGATGATAAGATCATGTAAGAGCACAGATTGAAAAACATGACCTTGATCAATGTGATTATGAAATGGAGTTTTATATTGTATTTGCAGTATAAAAAACGATGAAGCGTTCAGTAGCAGTACCCCTAGCGAAATAGAAACATTCCAATTATATTCTATGTCGAAAATGGATATCAACGGAAAAGATCCATGGGCAGCGCGCTTTGCCCTCCACCCGGCATGAAAATGACTGCTCAAGGCGCATGCATTTTCACGGAAAATTAGAGGATTTTTTTTTTTTTTTTGCAGGAATTTACGATTAATCGTCAAATTTGCTACATATAAATTGAAAAATTATAAGAAAGAGGGGGTGATAGTGATGAAAATGAGGGAATAATTTGTACAAATAAAAAGGGAGGTGTGTGAACTTGTTTCTGTTCAGTAGGAAACTGACTTCCCAGAAATTATAGAATATTCTGTATTAAACAAAAATCGAAAGGAGAAAGAAAATGAAGAAACTTTTTATTTTTGGAACTGCACTATTCTTAGTACTAGGGCTTACTAACAAGGGTAGTGCACACTCAAATTACGACAGTTCACATTCTGTGGATAATGGTGAAATTAGATGGGGAACGTATCATGGCTCAACGAAGTATACATCTGCTAGGAATAATGCAATATCAAAATGGGATGCTGTAGGTGTTATAAATATTGCTGGTGATACTTCTACTACAATAGAAGACTTATCTTTCACCGATTACAGTGCAAACGATGGTGTTTTAGGCTATTGGAGACAATATAGTGGAGCGGACAAAATTGCATTTAATGATTATTATTTTCAAGACATGTCAGACTGCGAAAGAAATCACACAGCATTACATGAATTAGGTCATGCACTGGATCTAGAACATAATAGTGTATCAGGAAGCGTTATGAA from [Flavobacterium] thermophilum includes these protein-coding regions:
- the bamHIR_2 gene encoding Type-2 restriction enzyme BamHI — encoded protein: MLFFMKVDKVYMTDIAKQLITSDKLCKQAYEEVITSIRSSVWPKGSNIFTINNSEKNVNGVVPLKENCYIMLEETYNWFREKPLDVLKYEKKKGGPIDVYKEFRDGDTVRRVGLEFETGNISSAHRSMQKLLLGLNRKELDMAIILMPVFELAYYLTDRVTNYEELEPYFENAEGKAFVFIGFNADAFDSSVEIIPKGKDGMSKRSIKKWIQKKD
- the bamHIM_3 gene encoding Modification methylase BamHI, with translation MRFFSVFDLVVHHARLRGHSETQMYSFFRKRGIKKADLLCTKDTGMIPTDERLLDAILNYLDMSKLELELALGRIPSGYEHAYLQNVKEIAKLLESSKPSTNNDSVPPTVQPYFLTEYGKLFKGDCLKLFKMVPDESVDCIFADPPFNLDKEYDDGVDDSKSYSTYISWCFAWLDECVRVLKPGGSLFIYNIPKWHTYLSNYLNDKLNFWAWIAVDMKFNLPIPNRLYPAHYSLLYYVKGNKPKTFNPQRIPIQTCRHCGGEIKDYGGYKNKMNPNGVNLSDVWTDIYPVRHSNSKNRKYNELPVKLLDRVITMSTNENDVVLDPFGGSGTTYAVCELLKRRWIGFEVGNCEVIKQRLENKEKDIELLKRVYEEKNKLFPDKVKELRRKNGFWLAEDFMENKEHAVAEQITLSL
- a CDS encoding conjugal transfer protein TrbA; this translates as MGISQEELAFRCGLHRTYISDIERGTRNVSLENIERIAHALNVPPKDLFDFSSIEPKDDQET
- a CDS encoding Transposase; its protein translation is MNVQVKKVYRNSYLNIISALFKKLGLPQLIDHLVPVDPQCQTRVSDAVQAILYNVFDGRQALVHLEHWAQEVDCEKLIRPDLHPSWLNDDALARHLDRLYEAGIHNVISTCLIHIYRKEGLSLRAFHADTTDKTVYGAYESASLEALQITHGYNRHHRWQKQIGFGLVGNEDGIPFYDDVHDGNLPDKTWNPEVLSRVHEQLKQAKIEDEWIYVADSAAMTKETLAQTKAANAFLITRGPSSLRIVKTALAEADAEDTTWSDPFTLAERNGATYRVWETASTYEGHPVRLIVVESSALDQRKGKTLEKERTKEAELLREEQARWERHPFSCREDAEQALASLKASLRPRFHRVEAAVEEIVRLKKRRGRPKKGAEPEVETLYFLHLDVEFDQDAWEQARRKASRFVLVTTVPEEWKGQQMDAQEILKLYKGQISVEMNFAFLKDPFFTDEIYVKKPERVAVLGYLFLLALAIYRVFQRRVRQFITPEHPLKGPGGRKLTRPTGQAIFQLFQYVNVVLFKLPDGRIQRSLDRSLTPDQRRILQGLGMDESIYV